A stretch of the Thunnus thynnus chromosome 7, fThuThy2.1, whole genome shotgun sequence genome encodes the following:
- the actn4 gene encoding alpha-actinin-4 isoform X1 produces the protein MVDYHAANNQYSAGGPPTYMEQENDWDRDLLLDPAWEKQQRKTFTAWCNSHLRKAGTQIENIEEDFRDGLKLMLLLEVISGERLPKPERGKMRVHKINNVNKALDFIASKGVKLVSIGAEEIVDGNAKMTLGMIWTIILRFAIQDISVEETSAKEGLLLWCQRKTAPYKNVNVQNFHISWKDGLAFNALIHRHRPELIDYDKLRKDDAVTNLNNAFEVAEKYLDIPKMLDAEDIVNTARPDEKAIMTYVSSFYHAFSGAQKAETAANRICKVLAVNQENEHLMEDYEKLASDLLEWIRRTIPWLENRAPEKTMAEMQQKLEDFRDYRRVHKPPKVQEKCQLEINFNTLQTKLRLSNRPAFMPSEGRMVSDINGAWHTLEGAEKGYEEWLLNEIRRLERLDHLAEKFRQKAAIHESWTDGKEAMLTQKDYETASLSEVKALLRKHEAFESDLAAHQDRVEQIAAIAQELNELDYYDSPSVNARCQKICDQWDTLGALTQSRRESLERTEKQLESIDELYLEYAKRAAPFNNWMEGAMEDLQDMFIVHNIEEIQGLITAHEQFKSTLPDANKEREAIQAIQAEVQKIAQYNGIKLSGTNPYTTITPQSIDNKWEQAQQLVPQRDQALQEELSKQQSNDHLRRKFATQANIVGPWIQTKMEEIGRISIEMNGTLEDQLTNLREYEQSIIEYKPNIDQLEGDHQLIQEALIFDNKYTAYTMEHLRVGWEQLLTTIARTINEIENQILTRDAKGISQEQLHEYRASFNHFDKDHSGALMAEEFKACLISLGYDVENDKQGDAEFARIMGIVDPNNSGAVTFQAFIDFMSRETTDTDTADQVIASFKILAGDKVCVVSTIFLNRSFKNESCQMKQEVKYHPLCLHQNFITAEELRRELPPDQAEYCIARMAPYTGPDGTPGALDYMSFSTALYGESDL, from the exons ACGTTCACAGCGTGGTGTAACTCCCACCTGCGGAAGGCCGGCACGCAGATCGAAAACATCGAGGAGGACTTCAGGGATGGGCTCAAActcatgctgctgctggaagTCATCTCAG GCGAACGGTTACCCAAGCCTGAGCGAGGAAAAATGAGGGTCCACAAGATCAATAACGTGAATAAAGCTCTGGACTTCATCGCCAGCAAGGGAGTCAAACTCGTCTCTATTGGAGCAGAgg AAATCGTGGACGGAAACGCCAAGATGACCCTGGGAATGATCTGGACCATCATCCTCCGCTTCGCCATCCAGGACATCTCTGTAGAAG AGACCTCGGCTAAGGAGGGTCTTCTTTTGTGGTGCCAGAGGAAGACCGCTCCCTACAAGAATGTCAATGTGCAGAACTTCCACATTAG CTGGAAGGACGGTCTCGCCTTCAACGCTCTGATCCACAGACACAGACCTGAACTCATCGATTACGACAAGCTCAgaaag GATGACGCAGTGACCAATCTGAACAATGCCTTCGAGGTGGCTGAGAAATACCTGGACATCCCCAAGATGTTGGACGCAGAAG ACATTGTGAACACTGCTCGTCCAGATGAGAAAGCCATTATGACTTATGTGTCCAGTTTCTACCATGCCTTCTCTGGAGCACAGAAG GCTGAGACAGCCGCCAATCGTATCTGCAAAGTGTTGGCTGTCAACCAGGAGAACGAGCACCTGATGGAGGACTATGAGAAACTGGCCAGTGAT ctgctggagtGGATCCGCAGGACAATCCCCTGGCTGGAGAACCGAGCCCCAGAGAAAACCATGGCCGAGATGCAGCAGAAACTGGAGGACTTCAGAGACTACCGCCGTGTCCACAAACCACCCAAG gtcCAGGAGAAATGTCAGCTGGAGATTAACTTCAACACTCTGCAGACTAAACTGAGACTCAGCAACAGACCTGCCTTCATGCCGTCAGAGGGACGCATGGTGTCT GACATCAACGGAGCGTGGCACACTCTGGAGGGAGCAGAAAAAGGCTACGAGGAGTGGCTTCTCAACGAGATCAGACGTCTGGAGAGACTGGATCACCTGGCCGAGAAATTCCGCCAGAAGGCCGCCATCCACGAATCCTGGACCGACG GTAAGGAAGCCATGTTGACCCAGAAAGACTACGAGACTGCCTCCCTGTCAGAAGTCAAGGCGTTGCTACGGAAACACGAGGCCTTTGAGAGCGACCTGGCAGCCCATCAGGACAGAGTGGAGCAGATCGCCGCCATCGCACAAGAACTGAA tgaGTTGGACTACTACGACTCTCCCAGCGTCAACGCTCGCTGTCAGAAGATCTGCGATCAGTGGGACACCCTGGGAGCCCTCACCCAGAGCCGCAGGGAGTCACTGGAG aggacagagaagcaGCTGGAGTCGATAGATGAGCTCTACCTGGAGTACGCTAAGAGGGCGGCGCCCTTCAACAACTGGATGGAGGGAGCTATGGAGGACCTGCAGGACATGTTCATTGTCCACAACATTGAGGAGATCCAG GGTCTGATCACAGCTCACGAGCAGTTCAAGTCAACCCTGCCAGACGCCAACAAGGAGCGGGAGGCCATCCAGGCCATCCAGGCCGAGGTGCAGAAGATCGCCCAGTACAACGGCATCAAGCTGAGCGGAACCAACCCCTACACCACCATCACACCGCAGAGCATCGACAACAAATGGGAACAG gcgCAGCAGCTGGTGCCACAGCGTGACCAGGCCCTGCAGGAGGAGCTTTCCAAGCAGCAGTCCAACGACCATCTGAGACGCAAGTTCGCCACTCAAGCTAACATCGTCGGCCCCTGGATACAGACCAAGATGGAG GAAATCGGCAGGATATCCATCGAGATGAACGGCACTCTGGAGGACCAGCTGACCAACCTGAGGGAGTACGAGCAGAGCATCATCGAGTACAAACCCAACATCGACCAGCTGGAGGGAGACCACCAGCTCATCCAGGAGGCCCTTATCTTTGACAACAAATACACCGCCTACACAATGGAG CACCTCCGTGTGGGCTGGGAGCAGCTGCTGACCACCATCGCCAGAACCATCAACGAGATCGAGAACCAGATCCTGACGCGTGACGCCAAGGGCATCAGCCAGGAGCAGCTCCACGAGTACCGCGCCTCCTTCAACCACTTTGACAAG GACCACAGCGGGGCCCTGATGGCCGAGGAGTTCAAGGCCTGTTTGATCAGTCTGGGCTACGATGTGGAGAACGACAAGCAG GGTGATGCTGAGTTCGCTCGCATCATGGGCATAGTCGACCCCAACAACAGCGGCGCAGTCACCTTCCAGGCCTTCATCGACTTCATGTCCAGGGAAACGACCGACACGGACACCGCGGACCAGGTCATCGCCTCCTTCAAGATCCTGGCCGGGGATAAGGTGTGTGTAGTTTCCACCATTTTTTTGAATCGGTCCTTTAAGAATGAATCTTGTCAGATGAAGCAGGAAGTTAAGTAccatcctctctgtctccatcagaACTTCATCACTGCTGAGGAGCTGAGGAGAGAACTACCCCCCGACCAGGCGGAGTACTGCATCGCCCGAATGGCGCCGTACACGGGGCCCGACGGCACCCCCGGAGCCCTCGACTACATGTCCTTCTCCACTGCCCTGTACGGAGAGAGCGACCTGTAG
- the actn4 gene encoding alpha-actinin-4 isoform X3 — protein sequence MVDYHAANNQYSAGGPPTYMEQENDWDRDLLLDPAWEKQQRKTFTAWCNSHLRKAGTQIENIEEDFRDGLKLMLLLEVISGERLPKPERGKMRVHKINNVNKALDFIASKGVKLVSIGAEEIVDGNAKMTLGMIWTIILRFAIQDISVEETSAKEGLLLWCQRKTAPYKNVNVQNFHISWKDGLAFNALIHRHRPELIDYDKLRKDDAVTNLNNAFEVAEKYLDIPKMLDAEDIVNTARPDEKAIMTYVSSFYHAFSGAQKAETAANRICKVLAVNQENEHLMEDYEKLASDLLEWIRRTIPWLENRAPEKTMAEMQQKLEDFRDYRRVHKPPKVQEKCQLEINFNTLQTKLRLSNRPAFMPSEGRMVSDINGAWHTLEGAEKGYEEWLLNEIRRLERLDHLAEKFRQKAAIHESWTDGKEAMLTQKDYETASLSEVKALLRKHEAFESDLAAHQDRVEQIAAIAQELNELDYYDSPSVNARCQKICDQWDTLGALTQSRRESLERTEKQLESIDELYLEYAKRAAPFNNWMEGAMEDLQDMFIVHNIEEIQGLITAHEQFKSTLPDANKEREAIQAIQAEVQKIAQYNGIKLSGTNPYTTITPQSIDNKWEQAQQLVPQRDQALQEELSKQQSNDHLRRKFATQANIVGPWIQTKMEEIGRISIEMNGTLEDQLTNLREYEQSIIEYKPNIDQLEGDHQLIQEALIFDNKYTAYTMEHLRVGWEQLLTTIARTINEIENQILTRDAKGISQEQLHEYRASFNHFDKDHSGALMAEEFKACLISLGYDVENDKQGDAEFARIMGIVDPNNSGAVTFQAFIDFMSRETTDTDTADQVIASFKILAGDKNFITAEELRRELPPDQAEYCIARMAPYTGPDGTPGALDYMSFSTALYGESDL from the exons ACGTTCACAGCGTGGTGTAACTCCCACCTGCGGAAGGCCGGCACGCAGATCGAAAACATCGAGGAGGACTTCAGGGATGGGCTCAAActcatgctgctgctggaagTCATCTCAG GCGAACGGTTACCCAAGCCTGAGCGAGGAAAAATGAGGGTCCACAAGATCAATAACGTGAATAAAGCTCTGGACTTCATCGCCAGCAAGGGAGTCAAACTCGTCTCTATTGGAGCAGAgg AAATCGTGGACGGAAACGCCAAGATGACCCTGGGAATGATCTGGACCATCATCCTCCGCTTCGCCATCCAGGACATCTCTGTAGAAG AGACCTCGGCTAAGGAGGGTCTTCTTTTGTGGTGCCAGAGGAAGACCGCTCCCTACAAGAATGTCAATGTGCAGAACTTCCACATTAG CTGGAAGGACGGTCTCGCCTTCAACGCTCTGATCCACAGACACAGACCTGAACTCATCGATTACGACAAGCTCAgaaag GATGACGCAGTGACCAATCTGAACAATGCCTTCGAGGTGGCTGAGAAATACCTGGACATCCCCAAGATGTTGGACGCAGAAG ACATTGTGAACACTGCTCGTCCAGATGAGAAAGCCATTATGACTTATGTGTCCAGTTTCTACCATGCCTTCTCTGGAGCACAGAAG GCTGAGACAGCCGCCAATCGTATCTGCAAAGTGTTGGCTGTCAACCAGGAGAACGAGCACCTGATGGAGGACTATGAGAAACTGGCCAGTGAT ctgctggagtGGATCCGCAGGACAATCCCCTGGCTGGAGAACCGAGCCCCAGAGAAAACCATGGCCGAGATGCAGCAGAAACTGGAGGACTTCAGAGACTACCGCCGTGTCCACAAACCACCCAAG gtcCAGGAGAAATGTCAGCTGGAGATTAACTTCAACACTCTGCAGACTAAACTGAGACTCAGCAACAGACCTGCCTTCATGCCGTCAGAGGGACGCATGGTGTCT GACATCAACGGAGCGTGGCACACTCTGGAGGGAGCAGAAAAAGGCTACGAGGAGTGGCTTCTCAACGAGATCAGACGTCTGGAGAGACTGGATCACCTGGCCGAGAAATTCCGCCAGAAGGCCGCCATCCACGAATCCTGGACCGACG GTAAGGAAGCCATGTTGACCCAGAAAGACTACGAGACTGCCTCCCTGTCAGAAGTCAAGGCGTTGCTACGGAAACACGAGGCCTTTGAGAGCGACCTGGCAGCCCATCAGGACAGAGTGGAGCAGATCGCCGCCATCGCACAAGAACTGAA tgaGTTGGACTACTACGACTCTCCCAGCGTCAACGCTCGCTGTCAGAAGATCTGCGATCAGTGGGACACCCTGGGAGCCCTCACCCAGAGCCGCAGGGAGTCACTGGAG aggacagagaagcaGCTGGAGTCGATAGATGAGCTCTACCTGGAGTACGCTAAGAGGGCGGCGCCCTTCAACAACTGGATGGAGGGAGCTATGGAGGACCTGCAGGACATGTTCATTGTCCACAACATTGAGGAGATCCAG GGTCTGATCACAGCTCACGAGCAGTTCAAGTCAACCCTGCCAGACGCCAACAAGGAGCGGGAGGCCATCCAGGCCATCCAGGCCGAGGTGCAGAAGATCGCCCAGTACAACGGCATCAAGCTGAGCGGAACCAACCCCTACACCACCATCACACCGCAGAGCATCGACAACAAATGGGAACAG gcgCAGCAGCTGGTGCCACAGCGTGACCAGGCCCTGCAGGAGGAGCTTTCCAAGCAGCAGTCCAACGACCATCTGAGACGCAAGTTCGCCACTCAAGCTAACATCGTCGGCCCCTGGATACAGACCAAGATGGAG GAAATCGGCAGGATATCCATCGAGATGAACGGCACTCTGGAGGACCAGCTGACCAACCTGAGGGAGTACGAGCAGAGCATCATCGAGTACAAACCCAACATCGACCAGCTGGAGGGAGACCACCAGCTCATCCAGGAGGCCCTTATCTTTGACAACAAATACACCGCCTACACAATGGAG CACCTCCGTGTGGGCTGGGAGCAGCTGCTGACCACCATCGCCAGAACCATCAACGAGATCGAGAACCAGATCCTGACGCGTGACGCCAAGGGCATCAGCCAGGAGCAGCTCCACGAGTACCGCGCCTCCTTCAACCACTTTGACAAG GACCACAGCGGGGCCCTGATGGCCGAGGAGTTCAAGGCCTGTTTGATCAGTCTGGGCTACGATGTGGAGAACGACAAGCAG GGTGATGCTGAGTTCGCTCGCATCATGGGCATAGTCGACCCCAACAACAGCGGCGCAGTCACCTTCCAGGCCTTCATCGACTTCATGTCCAGGGAAACGACCGACACGGACACCGCGGACCAGGTCATCGCCTCCTTCAAGATCCTGGCCGGGGATAAG aACTTCATCACTGCTGAGGAGCTGAGGAGAGAACTACCCCCCGACCAGGCGGAGTACTGCATCGCCCGAATGGCGCCGTACACGGGGCCCGACGGCACCCCCGGAGCCCTCGACTACATGTCCTTCTCCACTGCCCTGTACGGAGAGAGCGACCTGTAG
- the actn4 gene encoding alpha-actinin-4 isoform X4 gives MVDYHAANNQYSAGGPPTYMEQENDWDRDLLLDPAWEKQQRKTFTAWCNSHLRKAGTQIENIEEDFRDGLKLMLLLEVISGERLPKPERGKMRVHKINNVNKALDFIASKGVKLVSIGAEEIVDGNAKMTLGMIWTIILRFAIQDISVEETSAKEGLLLWCQRKTAPYKNVNVQNFHISWKDGLAFNALIHRHRPELIDYDKLRKDDAVTNLNNAFEVAEKYLDIPKMLDAEDIVGTLRPDEKAIMTYVSCFYHAFSGAQKAETAANRICKVLAVNQENEHLMEDYEKLASDLLEWIRRTIPWLENRAPEKTMAEMQQKLEDFRDYRRVHKPPKVQEKCQLEINFNTLQTKLRLSNRPAFMPSEGRMVSDINGAWHTLEGAEKGYEEWLLNEIRRLERLDHLAEKFRQKAAIHESWTDGKEAMLTQKDYETASLSEVKALLRKHEAFESDLAAHQDRVEQIAAIAQELNELDYYDSPSVNARCQKICDQWDTLGALTQSRRESLERTEKQLESIDELYLEYAKRAAPFNNWMEGAMEDLQDMFIVHNIEEIQGLITAHEQFKSTLPDANKEREAIQAIQAEVQKIAQYNGIKLSGTNPYTTITPQSIDNKWEQAQQLVPQRDQALQEELSKQQSNDHLRRKFATQANIVGPWIQTKMEEIGRISIEMNGTLEDQLTNLREYEQSIIEYKPNIDQLEGDHQLIQEALIFDNKYTAYTMEHLRVGWEQLLTTIARTINEIENQILTRDAKGISQEQLHEYRASFNHFDKDHSGALMAEEFKACLISLGYDVENDKQGDAEFARIMGIVDPNNSGAVTFQAFIDFMSRETTDTDTADQVIASFKILAGDKNFITAEELRRELPPDQAEYCIARMAPYTGPDGTPGALDYMSFSTALYGESDL, from the exons ACGTTCACAGCGTGGTGTAACTCCCACCTGCGGAAGGCCGGCACGCAGATCGAAAACATCGAGGAGGACTTCAGGGATGGGCTCAAActcatgctgctgctggaagTCATCTCAG GCGAACGGTTACCCAAGCCTGAGCGAGGAAAAATGAGGGTCCACAAGATCAATAACGTGAATAAAGCTCTGGACTTCATCGCCAGCAAGGGAGTCAAACTCGTCTCTATTGGAGCAGAgg AAATCGTGGACGGAAACGCCAAGATGACCCTGGGAATGATCTGGACCATCATCCTCCGCTTCGCCATCCAGGACATCTCTGTAGAAG AGACCTCGGCTAAGGAGGGTCTTCTTTTGTGGTGCCAGAGGAAGACCGCTCCCTACAAGAATGTCAATGTGCAGAACTTCCACATTAG CTGGAAGGACGGTCTCGCCTTCAACGCTCTGATCCACAGACACAGACCTGAACTCATCGATTACGACAAGCTCAgaaag GATGACGCAGTGACCAATCTGAACAATGCCTTCGAGGTGGCTGAGAAATACCTGGACATCCCCAAGATGTTGGACGCAGAAG ACATCGTGGGTACGCTGAGGCCGGATGAGAAGGCTATAATGACCTATGTATCCTGCTTCTATCACGCCTTCTCTGGTGCTCAGAAG GCTGAGACAGCCGCCAATCGTATCTGCAAAGTGTTGGCTGTCAACCAGGAGAACGAGCACCTGATGGAGGACTATGAGAAACTGGCCAGTGAT ctgctggagtGGATCCGCAGGACAATCCCCTGGCTGGAGAACCGAGCCCCAGAGAAAACCATGGCCGAGATGCAGCAGAAACTGGAGGACTTCAGAGACTACCGCCGTGTCCACAAACCACCCAAG gtcCAGGAGAAATGTCAGCTGGAGATTAACTTCAACACTCTGCAGACTAAACTGAGACTCAGCAACAGACCTGCCTTCATGCCGTCAGAGGGACGCATGGTGTCT GACATCAACGGAGCGTGGCACACTCTGGAGGGAGCAGAAAAAGGCTACGAGGAGTGGCTTCTCAACGAGATCAGACGTCTGGAGAGACTGGATCACCTGGCCGAGAAATTCCGCCAGAAGGCCGCCATCCACGAATCCTGGACCGACG GTAAGGAAGCCATGTTGACCCAGAAAGACTACGAGACTGCCTCCCTGTCAGAAGTCAAGGCGTTGCTACGGAAACACGAGGCCTTTGAGAGCGACCTGGCAGCCCATCAGGACAGAGTGGAGCAGATCGCCGCCATCGCACAAGAACTGAA tgaGTTGGACTACTACGACTCTCCCAGCGTCAACGCTCGCTGTCAGAAGATCTGCGATCAGTGGGACACCCTGGGAGCCCTCACCCAGAGCCGCAGGGAGTCACTGGAG aggacagagaagcaGCTGGAGTCGATAGATGAGCTCTACCTGGAGTACGCTAAGAGGGCGGCGCCCTTCAACAACTGGATGGAGGGAGCTATGGAGGACCTGCAGGACATGTTCATTGTCCACAACATTGAGGAGATCCAG GGTCTGATCACAGCTCACGAGCAGTTCAAGTCAACCCTGCCAGACGCCAACAAGGAGCGGGAGGCCATCCAGGCCATCCAGGCCGAGGTGCAGAAGATCGCCCAGTACAACGGCATCAAGCTGAGCGGAACCAACCCCTACACCACCATCACACCGCAGAGCATCGACAACAAATGGGAACAG gcgCAGCAGCTGGTGCCACAGCGTGACCAGGCCCTGCAGGAGGAGCTTTCCAAGCAGCAGTCCAACGACCATCTGAGACGCAAGTTCGCCACTCAAGCTAACATCGTCGGCCCCTGGATACAGACCAAGATGGAG GAAATCGGCAGGATATCCATCGAGATGAACGGCACTCTGGAGGACCAGCTGACCAACCTGAGGGAGTACGAGCAGAGCATCATCGAGTACAAACCCAACATCGACCAGCTGGAGGGAGACCACCAGCTCATCCAGGAGGCCCTTATCTTTGACAACAAATACACCGCCTACACAATGGAG CACCTCCGTGTGGGCTGGGAGCAGCTGCTGACCACCATCGCCAGAACCATCAACGAGATCGAGAACCAGATCCTGACGCGTGACGCCAAGGGCATCAGCCAGGAGCAGCTCCACGAGTACCGCGCCTCCTTCAACCACTTTGACAAG GACCACAGCGGGGCCCTGATGGCCGAGGAGTTCAAGGCCTGTTTGATCAGTCTGGGCTACGATGTGGAGAACGACAAGCAG GGTGATGCTGAGTTCGCTCGCATCATGGGCATAGTCGACCCCAACAACAGCGGCGCAGTCACCTTCCAGGCCTTCATCGACTTCATGTCCAGGGAAACGACCGACACGGACACCGCGGACCAGGTCATCGCCTCCTTCAAGATCCTGGCCGGGGATAAG aACTTCATCACTGCTGAGGAGCTGAGGAGAGAACTACCCCCCGACCAGGCGGAGTACTGCATCGCCCGAATGGCGCCGTACACGGGGCCCGACGGCACCCCCGGAGCCCTCGACTACATGTCCTTCTCCACTGCCCTGTACGGAGAGAGCGACCTGTAG
- the actn4 gene encoding alpha-actinin-4 isoform X2, producing the protein MVDYHAANNQYSAGGPPTYMEQENDWDRDLLLDPAWEKQQRKTFTAWCNSHLRKAGTQIENIEEDFRDGLKLMLLLEVISGERLPKPERGKMRVHKINNVNKALDFIASKGVKLVSIGAEEIVDGNAKMTLGMIWTIILRFAIQDISVEETSAKEGLLLWCQRKTAPYKNVNVQNFHISWKDGLAFNALIHRHRPELIDYDKLRKDDAVTNLNNAFEVAEKYLDIPKMLDAEDIVGTLRPDEKAIMTYVSCFYHAFSGAQKAETAANRICKVLAVNQENEHLMEDYEKLASDLLEWIRRTIPWLENRAPEKTMAEMQQKLEDFRDYRRVHKPPKVQEKCQLEINFNTLQTKLRLSNRPAFMPSEGRMVSDINGAWHTLEGAEKGYEEWLLNEIRRLERLDHLAEKFRQKAAIHESWTDGKEAMLTQKDYETASLSEVKALLRKHEAFESDLAAHQDRVEQIAAIAQELNELDYYDSPSVNARCQKICDQWDTLGALTQSRRESLERTEKQLESIDELYLEYAKRAAPFNNWMEGAMEDLQDMFIVHNIEEIQGLITAHEQFKSTLPDANKEREAIQAIQAEVQKIAQYNGIKLSGTNPYTTITPQSIDNKWEQAQQLVPQRDQALQEELSKQQSNDHLRRKFATQANIVGPWIQTKMEEIGRISIEMNGTLEDQLTNLREYEQSIIEYKPNIDQLEGDHQLIQEALIFDNKYTAYTMEHLRVGWEQLLTTIARTINEIENQILTRDAKGISQEQLHEYRASFNHFDKDHSGALMAEEFKACLISLGYDVENDKQGDAEFARIMGIVDPNNSGAVTFQAFIDFMSRETTDTDTADQVIASFKILAGDKVCVVSTIFLNRSFKNESCQMKQEVKYHPLCLHQNFITAEELRRELPPDQAEYCIARMAPYTGPDGTPGALDYMSFSTALYGESDL; encoded by the exons ACGTTCACAGCGTGGTGTAACTCCCACCTGCGGAAGGCCGGCACGCAGATCGAAAACATCGAGGAGGACTTCAGGGATGGGCTCAAActcatgctgctgctggaagTCATCTCAG GCGAACGGTTACCCAAGCCTGAGCGAGGAAAAATGAGGGTCCACAAGATCAATAACGTGAATAAAGCTCTGGACTTCATCGCCAGCAAGGGAGTCAAACTCGTCTCTATTGGAGCAGAgg AAATCGTGGACGGAAACGCCAAGATGACCCTGGGAATGATCTGGACCATCATCCTCCGCTTCGCCATCCAGGACATCTCTGTAGAAG AGACCTCGGCTAAGGAGGGTCTTCTTTTGTGGTGCCAGAGGAAGACCGCTCCCTACAAGAATGTCAATGTGCAGAACTTCCACATTAG CTGGAAGGACGGTCTCGCCTTCAACGCTCTGATCCACAGACACAGACCTGAACTCATCGATTACGACAAGCTCAgaaag GATGACGCAGTGACCAATCTGAACAATGCCTTCGAGGTGGCTGAGAAATACCTGGACATCCCCAAGATGTTGGACGCAGAAG ACATCGTGGGTACGCTGAGGCCGGATGAGAAGGCTATAATGACCTATGTATCCTGCTTCTATCACGCCTTCTCTGGTGCTCAGAAG GCTGAGACAGCCGCCAATCGTATCTGCAAAGTGTTGGCTGTCAACCAGGAGAACGAGCACCTGATGGAGGACTATGAGAAACTGGCCAGTGAT ctgctggagtGGATCCGCAGGACAATCCCCTGGCTGGAGAACCGAGCCCCAGAGAAAACCATGGCCGAGATGCAGCAGAAACTGGAGGACTTCAGAGACTACCGCCGTGTCCACAAACCACCCAAG gtcCAGGAGAAATGTCAGCTGGAGATTAACTTCAACACTCTGCAGACTAAACTGAGACTCAGCAACAGACCTGCCTTCATGCCGTCAGAGGGACGCATGGTGTCT GACATCAACGGAGCGTGGCACACTCTGGAGGGAGCAGAAAAAGGCTACGAGGAGTGGCTTCTCAACGAGATCAGACGTCTGGAGAGACTGGATCACCTGGCCGAGAAATTCCGCCAGAAGGCCGCCATCCACGAATCCTGGACCGACG GTAAGGAAGCCATGTTGACCCAGAAAGACTACGAGACTGCCTCCCTGTCAGAAGTCAAGGCGTTGCTACGGAAACACGAGGCCTTTGAGAGCGACCTGGCAGCCCATCAGGACAGAGTGGAGCAGATCGCCGCCATCGCACAAGAACTGAA tgaGTTGGACTACTACGACTCTCCCAGCGTCAACGCTCGCTGTCAGAAGATCTGCGATCAGTGGGACACCCTGGGAGCCCTCACCCAGAGCCGCAGGGAGTCACTGGAG aggacagagaagcaGCTGGAGTCGATAGATGAGCTCTACCTGGAGTACGCTAAGAGGGCGGCGCCCTTCAACAACTGGATGGAGGGAGCTATGGAGGACCTGCAGGACATGTTCATTGTCCACAACATTGAGGAGATCCAG GGTCTGATCACAGCTCACGAGCAGTTCAAGTCAACCCTGCCAGACGCCAACAAGGAGCGGGAGGCCATCCAGGCCATCCAGGCCGAGGTGCAGAAGATCGCCCAGTACAACGGCATCAAGCTGAGCGGAACCAACCCCTACACCACCATCACACCGCAGAGCATCGACAACAAATGGGAACAG gcgCAGCAGCTGGTGCCACAGCGTGACCAGGCCCTGCAGGAGGAGCTTTCCAAGCAGCAGTCCAACGACCATCTGAGACGCAAGTTCGCCACTCAAGCTAACATCGTCGGCCCCTGGATACAGACCAAGATGGAG GAAATCGGCAGGATATCCATCGAGATGAACGGCACTCTGGAGGACCAGCTGACCAACCTGAGGGAGTACGAGCAGAGCATCATCGAGTACAAACCCAACATCGACCAGCTGGAGGGAGACCACCAGCTCATCCAGGAGGCCCTTATCTTTGACAACAAATACACCGCCTACACAATGGAG CACCTCCGTGTGGGCTGGGAGCAGCTGCTGACCACCATCGCCAGAACCATCAACGAGATCGAGAACCAGATCCTGACGCGTGACGCCAAGGGCATCAGCCAGGAGCAGCTCCACGAGTACCGCGCCTCCTTCAACCACTTTGACAAG GACCACAGCGGGGCCCTGATGGCCGAGGAGTTCAAGGCCTGTTTGATCAGTCTGGGCTACGATGTGGAGAACGACAAGCAG GGTGATGCTGAGTTCGCTCGCATCATGGGCATAGTCGACCCCAACAACAGCGGCGCAGTCACCTTCCAGGCCTTCATCGACTTCATGTCCAGGGAAACGACCGACACGGACACCGCGGACCAGGTCATCGCCTCCTTCAAGATCCTGGCCGGGGATAAGGTGTGTGTAGTTTCCACCATTTTTTTGAATCGGTCCTTTAAGAATGAATCTTGTCAGATGAAGCAGGAAGTTAAGTAccatcctctctgtctccatcagaACTTCATCACTGCTGAGGAGCTGAGGAGAGAACTACCCCCCGACCAGGCGGAGTACTGCATCGCCCGAATGGCGCCGTACACGGGGCCCGACGGCACCCCCGGAGCCCTCGACTACATGTCCTTCTCCACTGCCCTGTACGGAGAGAGCGACCTGTAG